Below is a window of Camelina sativa cultivar DH55 chromosome 11, Cs, whole genome shotgun sequence DNA.
TATTCATTTCAACTCTTTTGAATTCAATCCCCTTGAAcatcttttaaaatatcattatttgTTCATAGCAATTAGCAAACTCAATGACGAAATTGTGTTAAACACTTTACAATATCCTTTAAAACAACAGNAATCTCACTACAACTAACAATTacttatgtttttaaaattatagttgCCACTGGCGGAGGCCGTAATCGGTCTTGCAATAACCCATTGCGAGAAGACAGCTGTTTTCGCAGCTGAGGCGGCCAAAATGGATGCTACGTTAAAGACGCAGTTCAACGAGTCCCACGACGCGTATGTTGGTATTTTGGCGTCTCTAAAGAGTGCAAAACTAGAACTCACTGATTCACCAGACACTGCCAACTACGACGTCATGGTTTCTGGCGATGAAATAATGCGTGTGAAGGGTTTGGTCGAAAAAAACACCGACCCGTCTTCAAAGACGCTCATGGAGATGACATTGCAGATGGAGAAGCTTCTTGATCTGGCTGCTGGAGCCACCGATGCTGTTGACGATGACGATGAGAACTTACATCGTCGTGCTTGAAGTTTGAACTAAGTTACgttgggtttttatttttcggtttttttgattgacttttgttaaaaaattaaagcatGCATGGCTTCAAAGGACCTGAAACTATTATGTCCCTGATAATTGAATCTTAGGATAATCTCAAACTGATGTGATAATGTCTAAGCAATTAAATTTATACATGCAAGCGTTAATACC
It encodes the following:
- the LOC104725513 gene encoding uncharacterized protein LOC104725513, producing MASYSGCLFVVTLVVLSQFLLAPASALLNREYIDANCQRVKDKPFCIQTLTTYPPASSATGLLPLAEAVIGLAITHCEKTAVFAAEAAKMDATLKTQFNESHDAYVGILASLKSAKLELTDSPDTANYDVMVSGDEIMRVKGLVEKNTDPSSKTLMEMTLQMEKLLDLAAGATDAVDDDDENLHRRA